The following is a genomic window from Amycolatopsis cihanbeyliensis.
CGAGCTGTTCCGGTTGGACGGCAGGCGGGCCGTGGTGCTGGGCGCGGGCAGCGGGATCGGCAGGGAGTCGGCGCGGGCACTGGCCGCGCACGGGGCCTGGGTGGTCTGCGCCGACCGGGACCTCGCGGGGGCGACCGAGACCGCGGAGCTTGCCGGCGAGCGTGCCGAGGCCTACCGGCTGGACCTGCTGGATTCCGCCGCGGTCGAGCGGGCCGCCGCCGAGCTGGGGGAGCTGGACATCGTGGTGCTCACCGCCGCGATGAACGTGCGCAAGCGTTTGCTGGACTACCGGCGGGAGGAGTTCGACCGGGTGGTCGCGCTGAACCTCGGTGCCACCTTCGAGGTGGTGCGGGCGTTCGGGGCGCGGCTGGTCGGCAGGGGCGGTGGCAGCATCATCGCGTTCTCCTCGATCCGGGGCAGCACCGTGGAACCCGGGCAGGGGGTGTACGCGGCCACCAAGGCGGGACTGGTGCAGCTACTGCGTACCGCGGCCGCCGAGTTCGGCCCGGCGGGGGTACGGGTGAACGCGATCGCACCCGGGGTGGTGGAGACCCCGCTGACCGAGCCGATCAAGGCCGACCCGGACTGGTACCGGGCCTACGCGAGCAAGAGCGCGTTGGGCAGGTGGGCGCGGCCGGCCGAGCTGGCGGGCGCGGTGGTCTACCTGGCCTCGGACGCGGCCAGCTTCGTCACCGGCGCCGTGCTGCCGGTGGACGGCGGCTGGACGGCGGTGGACGGACGCTACGACCCGCCAGCAGGGTAGGAGGGTCATTCAGAACGACGCGACCGTGGGCAAGGCCGAGGTCCGGTGGAAGGAGTGGTGGTGAGCGACCTGATCGAGCTGAGCGCGACCGAACTGATCCAGGGCTACCGCGGCGGGACGCTGTCGCCGGTGGAGGTCACCGGGGCGGCCATCGCCAGGATCGAGGAGCTGGAGCCGACCCTGTGCGCGCTGTACGCCTCCGATCCGGAGGGCGCGCTGGACGCGGCCAAGGCCTCGGCGCGGCGCTGGCTGGCGGGCAGGCCGCTCGGCCCGGTGGACGGGGTGCCGTGCACGCTCAAGGAGAACATCGCCACCGAGGGGACCCCGATCCCGCTCGGCACGGCCGCGACCGAGCTGGTCCCCGCCCCGGCCGACGGGCCGGCCGCCGCGCGGCTGCGCGAATCCGGCGCGGTGCTGCTCGGTAAGACCACCATGCCCGACTACGGGATGCTGACCTCGGGCCTTTCCAGCTTCCACCCCGCCGCCCGCAACCCGTGGGACACCACACTCACCCCCGGCGGGTCCAGCGCGGGCGCGGCGGCGGCCTGCGCCGCCCGGTACGCGCCGCTGCACGTCGGCACCGATATCGGCGGCTCGATCCGGTTGCCGGCAGGCTGGTGCGGGTCGGTCGGCCTGAAGCCGAGCTTCGGCCGGGTGCCGGTCGACCCGCCCTACCCCGGCCGGGTCGCCGGCCCGCTGACCAGGACCGCCGCCGACGCCGGGCTGCTGATGAGCGTGCTGTCCGGGCCCGATTCCCGGGACCACCTGAGCCTGCCGCCCGCCGAGCTGGACTTCGCCACCGTCCCGGCCGAGGTCGCCGGGCTGCGTATCGGCTTGCAGCTCGACGCCGGGACCGGGCTCCCGGTGGCGCCCGAGGTACACGCGGCGGTGCGCGCGGCGGCCACCGCCTTCGAGCGGGCGGGTGCCGTGGTCGAACCGGTCGAGCCGTTCCTCACCAGGCAGATGCTGGACGGGCTCGACCTGTTCTGGCGCACCCGGTTCCTCTCCGACACCGCCGCGCTGCCGCCGCGGCGGTGGGAGCGGATCCTGCCGTACATCGCCGACTGGGTGCGCGGCGCCGGTGGCGCCTCCGGGATCGAGGTGTACCGCGGTTTCGCCCAGATCGACGCGATCAGCGTCGCCACCCTGCGGGCCTGCGCCCCGTTCGACGCGGTGCTCTCCCCGGTGTGCCCGGTGCAGGCGCCGCCGGCGGACTGGGCGTCGCCGACGAACGACCCGGACGCGCCGTTCGAGCACATCGCGTTCACCGTGCCGCCCAACATGTCCGGCCAGCCCTCGGTGTCGGTGAACTGCGGCTATACCGCGGGTGGGCAGCCGATCGGGCTGCAGATCACCGGCCGCCGGTTCGACGACCCCGGGGTGCTCAGGGTGGCCGCCGCCTACGAGCGGTTACGCCCCGCTCAGCGCCCCTGGCCGCGCTAGCAGGTGCCGCCCGAAGTACGGCCACGCCACCGCGGTCACCACCGCCATCAACACCGCCGAAAGCCAGAACGGCGCCGTGACGTCGAAGGCGCTCACCAGCGGGCCGCTGACCAGGCTGCCCAGCGCCGCGCCACCCACCGCGAACAGCAGGTACACGCTGTTCACCCGGCCGCGCAGGTGCTCGGGGACCACCCGCTGCCGCCAGGTGGTGGCGACCACGCCCCAGATCGCGCCGTGCATCCCGAACAGCACCAGGGTCGCCACCGCCAGCCACGGCGTCTCGGCCAGCGCCAGCAGCACATGCGTGCCCGTCTCCACGATCAGGCCGGTGCGGAGCAGCACCGAGTCGGTGAACCGGTGCCGCAGCCTGCTCGCGATCCCGGCACCGATCAGCCCGCCGACGGCCATCGCGCTGAGCAGCAGGCCGAACCCGATCTCGGCGAGGCCGAGCCGTTCGCGGGCGTAGAGCACCAGGATGGCGAACGCGGCCAGCAGGGTCACGTTCATCGCGCAGATGGACAGCGCCAGCATCCGCACCACCTGGTTGTGCCACAGCCAGCGCAGCCCCTCGCCGATCTCGGCGCGCAGTGGCCGCCGTTCCACCGGTCCGGTCCGCCCACCACCCCGGATCGTGCTGACCAACAGCGCCGCCACCACGAACCCGGCGGCGTTCACCCCGAACGGCAGCGCCGTCCCGAGCGCGAACAGCGCGGCCCCCAGCGGCGGCGCGGCCAGCTCGTCGGCCACCTGCTGGGTCGCGATCAGCCGGGCGTTGGCCCGTGGCAGCGCCTCCGCGCCGACGATGCTCGGCAGCAGTGCGCCGGAAGCGTTGTCCGCCAGCGTCTCCGCCGTCCCGACCAGGAAGAACGCCAGGTACACCACGGCGATCGTGGCCACGCCCGACCAGACGGCGATGGCCAGCCCGCCGATCACCACGCCACGCAGCAGGTCGACCACGGCGATCAGCTTGCGCCGGTCCAGCCGATCCACGTACACGCCGCTGATCAGCGAGAACAGCAGCCAGGGAAGCTGCTGCACGAACACCGTGCCGGCGATCAGCGTCGGGTTGCCGGTGAGCGATATCGCCAGCAGCGGCCCGGCCGCCATCGCGACCCCGTCGGCGATGTTGGTGGCCAGGTTCGCCGCCCACAGCTTGCCGAAGTCGGAACCCAGCCGCGGCGACCGCCCCCTGCTCCCCATCACCGCGAAACGTTAGCCACCGGCCTCCCGACTCCCCAACTCCTTTTCCTTCAGAGCATTTCGGCGGGCGCGCTGATCAGACGGGTCAGCCAGGCATCGAAGTGCGGGCATCGCGTACGTAGGTCGTCGATACCGAGCTCGGCGATGGCCAGCGGACCGTCGTTGACCAGCTCAGAACCTCCCGCCGCATCGACGTCTCGGCACAATATGGCGGCGAGTTTCGGGTCGTTCCCGCAGGACCCCAGCTCCTCGGCGGCGGCGAACACCCACGTTTCGAGTTCGTGTAGTACCAGGTTCGGCAGAAAACGCGGATCCTTGACCGAGGTGCGCAGAGCCGCCTCCACATGCAGGACGCGGTCATGCGGTGGGCCCGCGGGCCGCGTTCGCATGCCCGGGCTGTCCGCGGGAAACGCGTAGTAGTCGAGGACGGTCGTCAGTACGTCGATGCTGCTGTCCCGCAGCAGCAGTCTGAGGTCCAGCTCCAGTTTGGCCCATCGAGTGACCCCGCCCTTGTGCGTCGACCCACCGGCAGGGCGTTTCGTCTTGGCCAGGGAATGACTCGTCCACCAGCCATAGTTCGCCAGGTACGGCGAGATGACCTGGTTGACGACGATCTCCTCGGTCTGCCCCTCGACGAGGACATGCAGGCGGCGAGGTCGATCAGCCATGTGCGGTGCTGCCTCGATCACCGGGCCGGCCGCCAATCAGGTTCTTCTCCCACAGCTCGCCGAGCGAGTGCTCCTCCAGCCATGCGGCCAGGTGGTCGGCCGGCGGACGCGTGAACGTGGATGTACCGCCTTCCCGCTCGACCACGATGAGATCTCCGATCTCGAACTGGTTCATCAGCGTGACCGACTGGGTCGCGATCAGTACCTGGCTCCGTGCGGCCGCCTGCCTGAGTAAGCCCGCGAGCTGCACGATAGCGAACGGATGCAGCCCCAGCTCGGGTTCGTCCAGCACGACGAGCGCGGGCAGTTCGGGCTGCAACAGCAGGGCCGCCAGGCAGAGAAACCGCAGCGTACCGTCGGACATCTGGTTGGCCGAGAACAGCGCATCGGAGTCGTGCTGCCACCACCGGAGCCGGACGCGGTCGTTGCCTTCCGGGCGCAACACGAAGTCCCGGAAGAACGGCGCGACCTGCCGGACCGCGTTCACGATGCGAGCATAGGCGGCGCGGTTCTCGTCCCGTTCGCTTTCGCTCAGGCTGAGCAGCACGGCCGCCAGGTTGCCCGCGTCATGACGCAAGGCGAGGTTGTCCGCCGTCGGGACCAGTTGCTTGACCGGCGCGTCGCCGCTTGTGTCGTGGAAGTGGTAGACGCGGCAACCGTTCAGCAGACCGACAACGTGTGCGGCGATTCGCCCGGGTTTGCGTTCGGCCTCCTCGCGCAGCCGGGTCTCGCTGTCCCCTGCCGAGAGATTCCCGGTACGGCTGTTCGTGACCCGGCCCGTGGAAGGAGACGCTTTCGTCCTCGAAGATGAGTTCGTCATTCGCGGCCGGGATCAGGTTCGCCTCGTATGCGTTCGGCGGCGCGTCCAGGCGGAGCCGGATGCGTGAGGACCCCTCGGTGCTGTTCACCAGTGCCGATGCGCCGCCGTGCAGGTTGACGAACAGGTTGAGCGCACCGGCCGCGATTCGGCCGAGTAGGCCGAAAGTCCGGACAAAGTTGCTCTTCCCAGCGCCGTTGGCGCCCACCAGCACGTTCAACCGACCCAGATCGACCGTGGCGGAACGGATCGAGGTGAACCCCTCGATCGTGATCGAGTCCAGTGTGCGGCTGATCATGCGTTCACTGTACGGCGGCCGGATGGTCAGGCGCGGGCGGCGATGGCGTCGGCGAGGGCGAGGATCCGGCGGGCGTTGTCCACGTGCAGGTTCTCGATCATCCGACCGTCCACGGTCACCACGCCCTGCCCGGCCGCCTGCGCCTCGTCGAAGGCGGTGATGATCCGGCGGGAGCGGTCGACCTCCTCCTCCGAGGGCGCGAACACGCGGTTGCACGGCTCGAGCTGGCCGGGGTGGATGAGCGTCTTCCCGTCGAAGCCGAACTGCCTGCCCTGCACGCACTCCGCCTCGAAGCCCTCGAGGTCGCGCACGTCGTTGTAGACCCCGTCCAGGATCACCTTGCCGGTGGCCCGCGCGGCGAGCAGGCACAGGGAGAGCCCACCGAGCAGCGGCGCGCGGCCGGGGACGAACTCCGCGTGCAGCTCCTTCGCCAGGTCGTTGGTGCCCAGCACCAGCACGGTCAGCCGCTCACTGGCCGCGGCGATCTCCTCGGCATGCAGCATGGCGACCGGGGTCTCCACCATCGCCCAGATCCTGGTGTGCTCGGGCGCCCCGCCGAGCTCCAGCGCGCGCTCGATGTTGTGCACCTCGCGGGCCGAGTTCACCTTGGGAACCACGACGGCGGCCGGGCCCGCCTTGGCCGCGGCGCGCAGGTCGGCGTCGTGCCATTCGGTGTCCAGGCCGTTCACTCGAATGGTCAACTCGCGCGGTCCGTACTCGCCGGACGCCGCGGCGGCACACACCCGTTCCCGCGCCGCTTCCTTGGCGTCCGGGGCCACCGCATCCTCCAGATCGAGGATCAGCGCGTCCGCGGGCAGGGTCTTGGCCTTCTCCAGCGCGCGTTCGTTCGCGCCGGGCATGTACAGCACGGACCGGCGCGGGGTCACCTCGGTCATTCGGCCAGTGCCTCCTCGGTCGCGGCGTCGTAGGCCTCGGCCAGCTCCGGGTCCCGAGCGGCCAGCGCGTCGGCGAGCTCGGCGACCACCCTGCACTGCTTCACCGAGGCGTCGTCCTGCATCTTTCCTTCGATCATCACGGCGCCGGTGCCGTCGCCCATCGCGCCGATCACCTTGCGTGCCCAGGCCACGTCCCGCGGCGCGGGGGAGAACACCTTCTTCGCGATCTCGATCTGCGCCGGGTGCAGGCTCCACGCGCCCACGCAGCCGAGCAGGAAGGCGTTGCGGAACTGGTCCTCGCAGGCCACCGTGTCCCGGATGTCGCCGAACGGCCCGTAGTACGGCAGGATCCCGTGCATCGCGCAGGCATCCACCATGCGCGCGACGGTGTAGTGCCACAGGTCCTGCTGGTAGGTGGTGCGGCCCTCGTCCAGCTCCTCGCCGACCGGGTCGGTGCGCACCAGGTAGCCGGGGTGCCCCCCGCCGACCCTGGTGGTCTTCATCCGGCGACTGGCGGCGAGGTCCGCGGGCCCCAGCGAGATGCCCTGCATCCGCGGGCTCGCCCCGGCGATCTCCTCCACATTGGCCACACCGCTCGCGGTCTCCAGGATCGCGTGCACCAGCAACGGCCTGGTCAGCCCGGCGCGCGCCTCGAGCTGGGCGAGCAACCGGTCCACGTAGTGGATGTCCTGCGCGCCCTCCACCTTCGGCACCATGATCACGTCGAGCCGGTCGCCGATCTCGGTGACCAGCGTGATCAGGTCGTCCAGCACCCAGGGCGAGTCGAGGCTGTTCACCCGGGTCCAGAGCTGGGTGCGACCGAAGTCGACCGACTTCGCGATCCGCACGAGGCCGTTGCGCGCCGCCTCTTTCCGGTCCGCCCTGATCGCGTCCTCCAGGTTCCCGAGCAGAACGTCGACCTGCGGCGCGATGCCGGGGACCTTGGTCGCCATCTTCTCGTTGCCCGGGTCGAAGAAGTGGATCATCCGGGAGGGCAGTACCGGGATCTGCCGCGGCGGATCGGGCGCCCCCACGGCGAGGGGCGCGAAGAAGTCCTTCGGCGAGCGCATCGAGCCTCCAACGTTACTGGCCGGTACCCAAGGTTGACCCTATCCCGACGATCCGGGCGTCGCTGCGGTGTGGCTCACGCCGAGGGCCGCGGGGGACTCGCCGAGACCCGCAGAGGACAGCCGAGGGCAGCCGAGGGCACTGCGCTGTCAAGCACAAGATTGGTGCTCGCGCGGGTGAGTGAACGAAAGCGATTGCCGTTGCACCGCGTCGATATGCCGTTCGACCAGCCCTCACCCGTACGGCGGCACGGTCGGGGTGAAGTCGGACGACCGCCCGTCGACCGGTCACCGACCGTTCAGCGCCGTCGATCGCAGTCGCCGCGGTTGCCCGGAGACCCGAACTTCCCGCACCTGGTACTCAATTCATGTGCCTTTTTGCACGAGGCAGGTCAGGCGCAGCGCGAAGCAGAAGGAGGCGGACCTCATGGCGGTGACACCAGGTCAGACCACGGTGACCGACGGAGCGAGTGACACCCGATCTCTGCACCGCCGCGCGGCATCCGCGGTCGACCTTCCGGCGCCCGCGGACGACCTCGCGGCCGAGGCCGCCGCCCAGCTCGACTGGGACGGGGTGGCGCTGCCGCAGTCGACCCTGCTCGGGCGCCGGGTCGTGCTGGTCGCCCGGCTGCGCACCGAGGTGCACGCCGAGCGGATCGCGATGGGCGCGAGCCCGATCCTCGACCGCGCCACCGTCGCCACCTGGACCTGGCCGGAGTTCGCGGCCACCGCGCCCGCCCCTGCCGCCGAGATCGTCGGCGTGCTCGCGGTGGCGCGGCACTGGCGGACCGGGATGGCGGCGACGGTCCCGTTCGCCCGTTACGGCGAGGCCGCGATGGTGCTGCCCTACTCGGCCGTGTTCAGCCAGGACTACGTGGACAACTGCCTGCCGAGGGCCCGCACCTACGGGCTGGGTGTGGTGACCGCGGACGAGGACGCCGTGGTCGATCTGGACCTGGCCGGGCGCGCCGACCGGATGCTCGCCCCCATGGACGCGGTGTCCCGCTGGGTGAACGAGGTGGCCTACGAGCAGCTCCTCGCCGTCGGCGAGGTGCCCGCGAACTGCGGCTGACCGGCGGTTGCGGCTAGGGTCGGCGCCATGCGAGTAGTGATCGCGGGTGGACACGGCAAGATCGCGCTGAACCTGGAGAAGCTGCTGGCCGCGAACGGCGACCACGCGGTGGGCATCATCCGCAATCCCGACCACGCAGGCGACCTGCGGGACCTCAGTGCCGAACCGGCCGTGCTGGATCTCGAGACGGCGACGGTGGACGAGGTCGCCGAGGTGCTTGCCGGCGCGGACGCCACGGTGTTCGCGGCGGGAGCCGGACCGGGCAGCGGCGTCGCCCGCAAGGACACCGTGGACAAGGCCGCCTCGGCCCTGCTCGCCGACGCCGCCGAACGCGCGGGTGTGCGCAGGTTCGTGCAGGTCAGCGCGATGGGCCTGAGCAGGGCGGACAATCCGGCGACGGACGAGGTGTTCGCCGTCTACCTGCGTGCCAAGGCCGCGGCCGAGGAGGACCTGCGGGCGCGGGACCTGGACTGGACGATCCTGCGCCCCGGGCGGCTGACCGACGATCCGGGCGCCGGCCAGGTCCACCTCGCCGACGAGGTGCCGCCCGGCGAGGTGACCAGGGAGGACGTGGCGCAGGTGCTGGCCGGCCTGCTGGCCGAACCGATCGCGCTGCGCCGCACGCTGGAGCTGACCGGCGGGAACACCCCGGTCAGCGAAGTACTCAGCCGGCTGTGACCCCTGTGTGGGACGTCCTTACCTGACGGTGATCCCGATCAACCGTCCCGGACGAAAGTCCGCTGCGCGAAACTGGTGGAGCCTCGGGTCACCGCGTGGGTGACAATCGCCACAAATCCCAGCACGACCGGGTACCACCAGCGATCCGCTGGCCACTGGTCCGGGAGTGGCAGGCGGTAGGCGATCGTCGGTGTGTAGTTCATCGAGGGCGGAACCAGGTTGTTCAAGATGCCTGTCGAGAACCAGCACAGTAAGGCGGTGACGCCAGCGCTGGTCGGGCCGATAAACGGCGAAAGGGAGAATATCAGGGCAGCTAGGAATGACGTGTTGAGAATCGAAAGCAGGAGTATTTCGGACATCTTCATGCCGATTTCATCCAAAGCTGCGGGTGCTGATATATTTATGAAAGAAAGAGTGATGATGAATGGCGCTATTGCCATGCCGGCCACCGCGAATGCAACTGAGCAGAATGTGGCTCGACGCGTTCCGGTTCGGTCCCACTCCCAGAAACGTGGACGTAGGAAGACTGCTGCCAAAATTGTACCGACGAGTGCGCAGCCTTCGGTATAACGCAACCCCACGCGGCCGCCATTCGGGTTCATATCGATCGGCACGATACCGTCGGCAAGAACGTATGCGAGTGCAGCCAGTATACCGCTACCGAATAGCAGGAGGTGAACTTGTCGACATTTAAATATTATTCTTGTCATTGTCGTCGTATGTCATCTTTTCGGGTCGAACAAGATTCTATTGCGTCATTATTTTCAGCTATCCACTTACTCATTTCCTCCGGCGAGAAATCTTGAAATGCGTTGGGTATGCTTTCCAATTCCCCAGCGCGCGCCAGCCATGTTTCCAGGTCTGACTGGATAGTAATGGGGCCACTGGCTGATCCTGCTGCTCCGCCGATTTCCGCCGGGTGTTGTTCACGGCAGGCCGCTTGCCCAGTGAGCGCGCCTGCGAGGTGATACTTCGCGGAGTCTTCGGGATCATCCGGTCGCGGAGTCGTGAGCGGGGCCAGATACACGACATGAGTGTTCGACGCGACCCGAGTCTCGTCCAGGACGAGCGCACGATCGTAGATTCGTACTATTTTTCGTTGATTTTCACCGTATGCTTCGATGACCGGTCCCAGGGTCTCCATGATCGGGCCGAGTTCCGTGCGGTGGCCGGCGTGTACGCAGAACTCGACATCGGCCCGCATGGCGCACTGACGTGGTGGATCGGAAGGGGTGACGAACAGTGCCGGAGTCGTGACGAGGCCGCCCACGGCCAGCACTACCGGAACGGCAGCCGCGCCCCACATGGAAAGGGCGCTCGCTTTCGTGCGTTCTCGGCGGTTGGCCAGAATGAGGGACGATACGATAATTGCTACGGCGGCGACGGCGAGAAAGAATATGCACCGAAACAGCACCATGGGCAAGTTCTCCACCTGACCGAGGCTTGGTTCGACGTACAGCACCGGGATCACCGGTGCGTACGAGTCACCACTGTAACCGAGGACGGTGGTGCCGAAGATCAGCAGGAAAGCCGCTGGAGCGACGAGCGCGGTACGCGCGATGACGCCGATCAGGTAGCCGGTTGCGATGGCCGCAGTCATCCCCAGTAACCCGCTGATCATGGTCAGGATGTGCGGGCCGCCGAACTGCGCATCGATGGCGCTCACAATCACCAGGGGCGCGAGCCCCAGCAGGTAACCTGCCAGCAGCGTTCCGACCAGTTTCCGCAGGTGGAGCAGGATCACCGGTGATCCGGTCCGACCGCTGGTGGGCAGTGCGTAGATTCGGTGGGGCGGAGTGAGCCTGCCCGCGACGAACGCGGCGAC
Proteins encoded in this region:
- a CDS encoding SDR family NAD(P)-dependent oxidoreductase; protein product: MSYTENYTELFRLDGRRAVVLGAGSGIGRESARALAAHGAWVVCADRDLAGATETAELAGERAEAYRLDLLDSAAVERAAAELGELDIVVLTAAMNVRKRLLDYRREEFDRVVALNLGATFEVVRAFGARLVGRGGGSIIAFSSIRGSTVEPGQGVYAATKAGLVQLLRTAAAEFGPAGVRVNAIAPGVVETPLTEPIKADPDWYRAYASKSALGRWARPAELAGAVVYLASDAASFVTGAVLPVDGGWTAVDGRYDPPAG
- a CDS encoding amidase, coding for MSDLIELSATELIQGYRGGTLSPVEVTGAAIARIEELEPTLCALYASDPEGALDAAKASARRWLAGRPLGPVDGVPCTLKENIATEGTPIPLGTAATELVPAPADGPAAARLRESGAVLLGKTTMPDYGMLTSGLSSFHPAARNPWDTTLTPGGSSAGAAAACAARYAPLHVGTDIGGSIRLPAGWCGSVGLKPSFGRVPVDPPYPGRVAGPLTRTAADAGLLMSVLSGPDSRDHLSLPPAELDFATVPAEVAGLRIGLQLDAGTGLPVAPEVHAAVRAAATAFERAGAVVEPVEPFLTRQMLDGLDLFWRTRFLSDTAALPPRRWERILPYIADWVRGAGGASGIEVYRGFAQIDAISVATLRACAPFDAVLSPVCPVQAPPADWASPTNDPDAPFEHIAFTVPPNMSGQPSVSVNCGYTAGGQPIGLQITGRRFDDPGVLRVAAAYERLRPAQRPWPR
- a CDS encoding MFS transporter — encoded protein: MGSRGRSPRLGSDFGKLWAANLATNIADGVAMAAGPLLAISLTGNPTLIAGTVFVQQLPWLLFSLISGVYVDRLDRRKLIAVVDLLRGVVIGGLAIAVWSGVATIAVVYLAFFLVGTAETLADNASGALLPSIVGAEALPRANARLIATQQVADELAAPPLGAALFALGTALPFGVNAAGFVVAALLVSTIRGGGRTGPVERRPLRAEIGEGLRWLWHNQVVRMLALSICAMNVTLLAAFAILVLYARERLGLAEIGFGLLLSAMAVGGLIGAGIASRLRHRFTDSVLLRTGLIVETGTHVLLALAETPWLAVATLVLFGMHGAIWGVVATTWRQRVVPEHLRGRVNSVYLLFAVGGAALGSLVSGPLVSAFDVTAPFWLSAVLMAVVTAVAWPYFGRHLLARPGALSGA
- a CDS encoding DUF4276 family protein — translated: MADRPRRLHVLVEGQTEEIVVNQVISPYLANYGWWTSHSLAKTKRPAGGSTHKGGVTRWAKLELDLRLLLRDSSIDVLTTVLDYYAFPADSPGMRTRPAGPPHDRVLHVEAALRTSVKDPRFLPNLVLHELETWVFAAAEELGSCGNDPKLAAILCRDVDAAGGSELVNDGPLAIAELGIDDLRTRCPHFDAWLTRLISAPAEML
- a CDS encoding AAA family ATPase, which translates into the protein MLLSLSESERDENRAAYARIVNAVRQVAPFFRDFVLRPEGNDRVRLRWWQHDSDALFSANQMSDGTLRFLCLAALLLQPELPALVVLDEPELGLHPFAIVQLAGLLRQAAARSQVLIATQSVTLMNQFEIGDLIVVEREGGTSTFTRPPADHLAAWLEEHSLGELWEKNLIGGRPGDRGSTAHG
- a CDS encoding AAA family ATPase; translation: MISRTLDSITIEGFTSIRSATVDLGRLNVLVGANGAGKSNFVRTFGLLGRIAAGALNLFVNLHGGASALVNSTEGSSRIRLRLDAPPNAYEANLIPAANDELIFEDESVSFHGPGHEQPYRESLGRGQRDPAARGGRTQTRANRRTRCRSAERLPRLPLPRHKRRRAGQATGPDGGQPRLAS
- a CDS encoding HpcH/HpaI aldolase/citrate lyase family protein; the protein is MTEVTPRRSVLYMPGANERALEKAKTLPADALILDLEDAVAPDAKEAARERVCAAAASGEYGPRELTIRVNGLDTEWHDADLRAAAKAGPAAVVVPKVNSAREVHNIERALELGGAPEHTRIWAMVETPVAMLHAEEIAAASERLTVLVLGTNDLAKELHAEFVPGRAPLLGGLSLCLLAARATGKVILDGVYNDVRDLEGFEAECVQGRQFGFDGKTLIHPGQLEPCNRVFAPSEEEVDRSRRIITAFDEAQAAGQGVVTVDGRMIENLHVDNARRILALADAIAARA
- a CDS encoding HpcH/HpaI aldolase/citrate lyase family protein, with translation MRSPKDFFAPLAVGAPDPPRQIPVLPSRMIHFFDPGNEKMATKVPGIAPQVDVLLGNLEDAIRADRKEAARNGLVRIAKSVDFGRTQLWTRVNSLDSPWVLDDLITLVTEIGDRLDVIMVPKVEGAQDIHYVDRLLAQLEARAGLTRPLLVHAILETASGVANVEEIAGASPRMQGISLGPADLAASRRMKTTRVGGGHPGYLVRTDPVGEELDEGRTTYQQDLWHYTVARMVDACAMHGILPYYGPFGDIRDTVACEDQFRNAFLLGCVGAWSLHPAQIEIAKKVFSPAPRDVAWARKVIGAMGDGTGAVMIEGKMQDDASVKQCRVVAELADALAARDPELAEAYDAATEEALAE
- a CDS encoding SDR family oxidoreductase, with translation MRVVIAGGHGKIALNLEKLLAANGDHAVGIIRNPDHAGDLRDLSAEPAVLDLETATVDEVAEVLAGADATVFAAGAGPGSGVARKDTVDKAASALLADAAERAGVRRFVQVSAMGLSRADNPATDEVFAVYLRAKAAAEEDLRARDLDWTILRPGRLTDDPGAGQVHLADEVPPGEVTREDVAQVLAGLLAEPIALRRTLELTGGNTPVSEVLSRL